One genomic segment of Virgibacillus doumboii includes these proteins:
- a CDS encoding cob(I)yrinic acid a,c-diamide adenosyltransferase, protein MRIYTRKGDKGTTSLIYGSRVPKTDLRVEAYGTCDEANSMIGLALSFLDKEEWAEKEAFMDKMHRVQTILFHVGAELATPADKEVKWKLKEYYIKELEEQMDEWDKDLEMLRNFILPSGHSASSALHTARTVTRRAERTAVGLGEENVNPLVVQYLNRLSDFLFVAARYVNQKLGGTEIPLKADI, encoded by the coding sequence ATGCGGATTTATACAAGAAAAGGCGATAAGGGAACAACATCACTTATCTATGGTTCACGTGTTCCAAAGACTGATTTGCGGGTGGAGGCGTATGGAACCTGTGATGAGGCGAATTCAATGATAGGACTCGCTTTAAGCTTTCTCGATAAAGAAGAATGGGCGGAGAAAGAAGCATTTATGGACAAAATGCACCGTGTTCAAACGATCTTATTCCATGTTGGTGCTGAACTTGCGACACCAGCAGATAAGGAAGTAAAGTGGAAACTGAAAGAGTACTACATTAAGGAACTTGAAGAGCAAATGGATGAATGGGATAAAGACCTGGAGATGTTACGCAACTTTATTTTGCCATCAGGACACAGCGCATCAAGTGCATTGCACACAGCAAGAACAGTAACCAGACGGGCGGAACGAACAGCTGTCGGATTGGGTGAAGAGAATGTCAACCCACTGGTAGTACAGTATTTAAACCGGCTTTCTGACTTCCTGTTTGTGGCAGCACGGTATGTTAATCAAAAGCTTGGTGGGACCGAAATTCCATTAAAAGCGGATATATAG
- a CDS encoding D-2-hydroxyacid dehydrogenase produces MRIVSSAKLSTKHKVKLMEKYPDLTFIFCDNIDEAKQHINEAEIMLTYGGDLTADIISQARQLKWIMVLSAGMDKMPFEAIHELGILVTNARGIHKTPMAEYAIFMLLQVYRQGKEMIRKETAKEWDHSVKMREITGKTMVVAGTGAIGQEVARLAKAFQMKTYGVSRSGRSVEFFDQNFTSEELAKVLPEADFVVSVLPSTPETANFFSCEHFQMLPNHAVFLNMGRGDVVPSDVILKAVREEEIAHAVLDVFETEPLPDDHPFWEEENITVTPHMSGISPHYLTRALDIFEKNLQAYMENSNHYVNKIDVTRGY; encoded by the coding sequence TTGCGTATTGTATCTTCAGCCAAACTTTCAACAAAGCACAAAGTAAAACTTATGGAAAAATATCCGGACCTGACATTCATTTTTTGCGATAATATCGATGAGGCAAAGCAACATATCAATGAAGCGGAAATTATGCTTACATATGGTGGAGATCTTACTGCTGACATAATCAGTCAGGCACGACAGCTGAAATGGATCATGGTACTTTCAGCGGGAATGGACAAGATGCCGTTCGAAGCAATACATGAGCTGGGCATCCTTGTTACAAATGCCAGAGGAATCCATAAGACTCCGATGGCGGAATATGCGATATTTATGCTGCTTCAAGTATATCGCCAGGGCAAGGAAATGATAAGAAAAGAGACAGCCAAAGAGTGGGATCACTCGGTGAAAATGCGGGAAATTACCGGTAAAACGATGGTTGTCGCCGGAACCGGTGCGATTGGACAAGAAGTCGCCCGGTTGGCAAAGGCATTTCAGATGAAAACATATGGCGTATCGAGAAGCGGACGGTCTGTGGAATTTTTTGATCAAAACTTCACGTCTGAAGAGCTTGCGAAAGTACTTCCGGAAGCGGATTTTGTTGTATCTGTCCTGCCAAGTACGCCTGAGACTGCGAACTTTTTTTCCTGCGAACACTTTCAAATGCTGCCGAATCATGCGGTGTTTTTGAACATGGGCCGCGGTGATGTCGTTCCAAGTGATGTAATTTTAAAAGCTGTACGTGAAGAAGAAATTGCTCATGCAGTCCTGGACGTGTTTGAAACCGAACCGCTTCCGGATGACCATCCGTTTTGGGAAGAGGAGAATATAACGGTTACTCCGCATATGTCAGGAATTTCACCACATTATCTGACGCGTGCATTGGATATTTTTGAAAAGAACCTGCAAGCGTATATGGAAAACAGCAATCATTATGTAAATAAAATTGATGTAACCAGGGGGTATTAA
- a CDS encoding potassium channel family protein, translated as MKIIPWIVFIAICIVVLASLIDFIRGGKLRFRMEMRDSRFSVEIFYTLLIIYLIVILGFGLIYFVLSMNHILLVENGELREVSIIGTVIHSLYFSGVTLLTIGYGDITPIGIGRFIALVQALIGYVLPTAFVLRLVQSNQENRDE; from the coding sequence ATGAAAATCATTCCATGGATTGTTTTCATTGCTATTTGCATCGTTGTGCTAGCCAGCCTGATTGATTTTATTCGGGGTGGAAAACTCCGGTTTCGAATGGAAATGCGGGACAGCCGTTTTTCAGTTGAAATTTTTTATACATTGTTAATTATTTATCTGATTGTTATTCTGGGATTTGGACTGATTTATTTTGTACTGTCAATGAACCATATTCTCCTGGTTGAGAATGGCGAACTGAGGGAAGTGAGTATCATCGGTACCGTCATTCATTCACTTTATTTCAGCGGCGTAACATTACTGACGATTGGTTACGGCGATATTACACCGATTGGAATAGGGCGGTTTATTGCACTTGTGCAGGCGCTGATCGGCTATGTTTTGCCGACTGCATTTGTACTGCGGCTCGTACAGTCGAATCAAGAAAATAGAGACGAGTAG
- a CDS encoding response regulator transcription factor: MKRIYLVEDDPKIAGLLKDYLTKYEYDVTIEKSFDNITEEFKQTDPHVVLLDINLPRFDGFYWCRQIRSISNCPIIFISARDSGMDQVMAIENGGDDYITKPFDFDVVQAKIKSIIRRIYGEYATTKQSETLSIDGLHVNLTALEVTYQGKTDFLTKNEFILLKAFAEQLNNVLSRTHLLEMLWDDEHFVDDNTLSVNITRLRKKLEDIGVHDSIQTVRGAGYKMVNTWSDQQ, from the coding sequence ATGAAGCGGATTTATTTAGTTGAGGATGATCCAAAAATAGCAGGATTACTCAAAGACTATCTGACCAAATATGAATACGATGTTACGATTGAAAAATCATTCGACAATATTACGGAAGAATTTAAACAAACGGATCCACACGTCGTATTGCTCGATATTAATCTGCCGCGCTTTGACGGCTTTTACTGGTGCCGGCAAATCCGCAGCATATCAAACTGTCCAATCATTTTCATTTCGGCGCGGGACAGTGGCATGGACCAGGTTATGGCGATTGAAAATGGCGGGGATGACTATATTACCAAACCATTCGATTTCGATGTTGTACAAGCCAAAATTAAAAGTATCATCCGGCGTATTTACGGGGAATATGCAACAACGAAGCAATCAGAGACACTAAGCATTGATGGTTTACATGTTAATTTGACTGCATTGGAAGTCACTTATCAGGGAAAAACTGATTTCCTTACGAAGAATGAATTTATTTTACTGAAAGCATTTGCTGAACAGTTGAATAACGTTTTATCCCGGACACATCTGTTGGAAATGCTCTGGGATGATGAACATTTCGTCGATGATAATACATTATCTGTAAATATTACCCGTTTGCGAAAAAAACTGGAGGATATTGGTGTTCACGACAGCATTCAAACGGTACGGGGTGCAGGCTATAAAATGGTTAATACGTGGAGTGACCAGCAATGA
- a CDS encoding sugar transferase — protein MELRQNVRSRSASVPRFSKFFAAKRVIDITISFLLLLLLCPFLLLIFYRIMKKDGKPVFFRQARVGKDDRTFILWKFRTLTNPSKVIRALPPHPFPDTWNSGVPNRFYFNRDSYQNLTHTGRGLKKFHLDGLPQLYNVLKGDMSLVGPSPEIVEIVDYYNRYQAGRLRVKPGITGFAQVNGNSNKNHDQKIRDDLFYIKNRSIKFDMIILYRTFKRFFHDGIFPRKRLI, from the coding sequence ATGGAATTACGTCAAAATGTTCGTTCAAGGTCAGCCTCAGTTCCACGATTTAGTAAGTTTTTCGCAGCAAAGCGAGTAATCGATATAACCATAAGCTTTTTACTTTTGCTGCTCCTTTGCCCGTTTTTACTATTGATTTTTTACCGGATTATGAAGAAAGATGGAAAACCGGTCTTCTTCCGTCAGGCCCGTGTTGGAAAAGACGATCGGACATTTATATTATGGAAGTTTCGCACGTTGACTAATCCGTCAAAAGTAATTCGTGCCTTACCTCCACATCCATTTCCTGATACATGGAACAGCGGTGTGCCAAACCGGTTTTATTTTAACCGTGACTCATATCAAAATCTGACACATACAGGAAGAGGCTTAAAAAAATTTCATCTTGATGGCCTGCCACAGCTCTATAATGTGCTTAAAGGGGATATGAGTCTGGTTGGGCCAAGCCCGGAAATAGTGGAAATCGTTGATTATTACAATCGTTATCAGGCTGGGAGACTACGGGTGAAGCCCGGAATAACTGGGTTTGCACAGGTTAACGGCAATTCGAATAAAAATCACGATCAAAAAATCAGAGACGACCTTTTTTATATTAAAAATCGCTCAATCAAATTTGATATGATTATTTTGTATCGCACGTTTAAACGATTTTTTCATGATGGAATTTTCCCAAGGAAACGTTTAATATAG
- the bcp gene encoding thioredoxin-dependent thiol peroxidase: MSVEVGNQAPQFTLLNQYGKEVSLSDYKGKYVVLYFYPKDMTPGCTTEACDFRDAKESFSELDAVIIGVSPDPVESHQKFIDKHDLPFMLLADEDHKVAEDYDVWKFKKNFGKEYYGIERSTFIIDKEGNLQKEFRKVKVDGHVEEALEFIRENK, encoded by the coding sequence ATGAGCGTAGAAGTAGGTAATCAGGCGCCACAATTTACATTGCTGAATCAGTATGGAAAAGAAGTAAGTCTATCTGATTACAAAGGCAAATACGTTGTTTTATATTTTTATCCGAAAGATATGACACCGGGCTGCACAACGGAAGCATGTGATTTTCGGGATGCAAAGGAAAGCTTCAGTGAACTGGATGCAGTTATCATTGGGGTAAGTCCTGACCCGGTCGAAAGCCATCAGAAATTTATAGACAAGCATGATCTTCCTTTTATGCTGCTGGCAGATGAGGATCACAAAGTAGCGGAGGATTATGACGTATGGAAGTTTAAGAAAAACTTCGGAAAAGAATATTACGGTATTGAACGATCCACGTTTATCATTGATAAAGAAGGCAATCTGCAAAAAGAATTCCGTAAAGTAAAAGTTGATGGCCATGTGGAAGAAGCATTGGAGTTTATTCGGGAAAATAAATAG
- a CDS encoding nucleotidyltransferase-like protein — translation MEDVLRPLYQERASDSNTLGIVIIEKTKPNSPITDNFDVILLIIVKDAESQWQEKHYEFDDKTAGLHTVTEYLFMEWIETSANRKAVQWVLDGKVIFDRNEYLARLRDQMRNFPHEKRDLRKAREFGKLVKSYSEVKDLYASEQYKDSYSRMVHSLHYLARLAVIEKGYHPEVTLWNQVRKIDPEVYKLYEELINSNEEIDKRLQLMILAADFAISTRAKVSAKHLLDIMASKDGAWSYGYLKQNSNVTPYQLDLTAMLSYLTEKGILTAERVETKGVGIYQRKYRVNHEA, via the coding sequence ATGGAAGATGTATTACGACCGTTATATCAGGAACGTGCCAGTGATTCCAATACACTGGGAATTGTTATCATTGAAAAAACAAAACCAAACAGCCCAATCACCGATAATTTTGATGTCATCCTGCTTATTATTGTAAAGGATGCAGAAAGTCAATGGCAGGAAAAACATTATGAATTTGATGATAAGACAGCTGGACTGCATACAGTAACGGAATACCTGTTTATGGAATGGATCGAAACAAGTGCAAACCGAAAAGCTGTTCAGTGGGTATTGGATGGAAAAGTTATTTTTGACAGAAATGAATATTTAGCCCGGTTAAGGGACCAGATGCGTAATTTTCCACATGAAAAAAGAGATCTGCGTAAAGCGAGGGAATTTGGAAAACTGGTCAAAAGTTATAGTGAAGTGAAAGACCTGTACGCATCGGAACAATATAAAGATTCCTACAGCCGAATGGTGCATTCCCTGCATTATTTAGCAAGGCTCGCTGTAATTGAAAAAGGATACCACCCGGAAGTGACACTTTGGAATCAAGTAAGAAAAATTGATCCGGAAGTATATAAACTATATGAAGAGCTAATAAATAGTAATGAAGAAATAGATAAACGGCTTCAGCTGATGATTTTAGCTGCTGACTTTGCAATCAGTACAAGAGCAAAGGTGTCCGCAAAACATTTGCTGGATATTATGGCTTCTAAAGATGGTGCATGGTCATATGGCTATTTGAAGCAGAACAGTAACGTTACACCATATCAATTGGATTTAACTGCAATGCTCAGTTATTTGACAGAAAAAGGGATCCTCACAGCGGAAAGAGTTGAAACAAAAGGTGTCGGAATATACCAGCGGAAATATCGAGTCAATCATGAGGCGTGA
- a CDS encoding ABC transporter ATP-binding protein: MTVLKATNLSKIYGSKRGVQHEALHEFKLTVQKGEFLGIMGPSGSGKTTLLNLLATIDKPSSGKIEINGTDVTRLSKNKLAKFRRTEMGFIFQDYNLLDTLTIGENILLPLTLQGEKVKEMERMQVIVSKQLGIDKILNKRTFEVSGGQMQRASIARAIIHDPAIIFADEPTGNLDSKSSGQVMGAMSKLQQSNETTTVMVTHDPYAASFCKRVIFIKDGRLFNEIHRGDNRQTFFQDILNVQSLLGGSNDDLHSIRF, translated from the coding sequence ATGACTGTTCTGAAAGCCACCAATCTATCTAAAATATATGGCAGCAAACGTGGAGTTCAACATGAAGCACTGCACGAGTTTAAACTAACTGTTCAAAAAGGTGAATTCCTCGGCATCATGGGACCGTCCGGAAGCGGGAAAACAACATTATTGAACCTGCTGGCAACGATTGATAAGCCTTCATCCGGAAAAATCGAAATCAACGGGACGGACGTCACCCGTTTGTCCAAAAATAAACTGGCCAAATTTCGCCGCACGGAAATGGGATTTATTTTTCAGGATTATAATTTGCTGGATACACTGACTATCGGCGAAAACATCCTTCTCCCGCTGACACTGCAAGGTGAAAAAGTAAAAGAAATGGAACGCATGCAAGTCATCGTCTCCAAACAACTGGGGATCGACAAAATACTGAATAAACGAACCTTTGAAGTTTCCGGTGGACAGATGCAGCGCGCCTCCATTGCGCGGGCGATCATTCATGACCCGGCAATTATTTTTGCTGATGAGCCGACGGGAAATCTGGATTCCAAATCATCCGGACAGGTCATGGGCGCAATGAGTAAACTGCAGCAATCCAACGAGACAACAACCGTCATGGTGACACATGATCCATATGCAGCAAGTTTTTGTAAACGGGTCATTTTTATTAAAGACGGAAGACTGTTCAACGAAATTCATCGGGGTGACAACCGTCAGACATTTTTCCAGGATATTTTGAATGTCCAGTCACTCTTGGGAGGTAGTAATGATGACCTTCACTCAATTCGCTTTTAA
- a CDS encoding YgzB family protein, which yields MAQQLVYSSKINKIRSFALIQIFIGFAFMYGGILTKKIEWLMVTFFLIGVLFVIFSCVVYFWIGMLSTKAVPIVCPNCEKPTKMLGRVDACMHCKQPLTLDKDLEGMEFDEKYNKRKYRKAVKAKANNDEK from the coding sequence ATGGCGCAACAATTGGTCTATTCAAGTAAAATAAATAAAATCCGTTCATTTGCCCTGATCCAGATTTTTATTGGATTTGCTTTTATGTACGGTGGTATTTTAACAAAAAAAATCGAATGGTTAATGGTAACATTCTTTCTGATTGGTGTATTATTTGTGATTTTCAGCTGTGTCGTTTATTTCTGGATTGGCATGCTCTCGACGAAGGCAGTTCCGATTGTTTGTCCAAACTGCGAAAAGCCAACTAAGATGCTTGGACGTGTTGATGCATGTATGCACTGCAAGCAGCCATTAACACTTGATAAAGATCTGGAAGGTATGGAATTCGACGAAAAATACAACAAGCGAAAATATCGCAAAGCAGTGAAGGCTAAAGCGAATAACGATGAAAAATAA
- a CDS encoding tyrosine-type recombinase/integrase encodes MASIQKRGNTYQYTVSRLINGKSKPIRKGGFRTKHEARVAASEIEVQLSKGILPHLKPAPIDEYFEKWVKLYKSNLCGTTLKHYEYTLKAIKDYFGSKPLQEIKRHEYQLFLNKFGSNKSKETVEKLNTHIRACVKDAVEEQIIHHDFTRKAVLTWTTSGKKPSDKHLNFKESERLLNEIWDNLDKGLTYSLLLLGLTSGMRFAEMVGLTRKDFDFENNVITINKTWGYMKRNPKGFGPTKNEQSNRTIKMDQLTMNHFKQMFKSTPTNLHQLVFYSPGSKYQVISNTVANKLLRKLLNDLEINPVTIHGLRHTHASVLLYKKVSIHYVSERLGHSDIETTLKEYTHVIKELREEDEMGTVNTFEKMIV; translated from the coding sequence ATGGCTAGCATACAGAAAAGAGGAAACACTTATCAGTACACTGTGAGTCGCTTGATTAATGGAAAATCAAAACCAATAAGAAAAGGAGGCTTTAGAACCAAGCATGAAGCTAGAGTTGCAGCTTCTGAAATTGAAGTTCAGCTGAGTAAAGGTATACTTCCACACTTAAAACCAGCTCCTATAGATGAATACTTTGAAAAATGGGTTAAACTGTACAAATCAAATTTATGTGGTACCACCCTAAAACATTATGAGTATACACTAAAGGCGATTAAAGATTATTTTGGAAGCAAACCATTACAAGAAATTAAAAGGCACGAATATCAGCTGTTTTTAAATAAATTCGGTTCCAATAAATCTAAGGAAACTGTTGAAAAATTAAATACTCATATTCGTGCTTGTGTAAAAGATGCGGTTGAAGAACAAATAATTCACCATGATTTTACAAGAAAAGCTGTATTAACTTGGACAACATCTGGAAAAAAACCTAGCGATAAACACTTAAATTTCAAAGAAAGTGAACGGCTTTTAAATGAAATATGGGACAACCTGGATAAAGGCTTAACTTATTCCTTATTACTGCTAGGTTTAACTTCAGGAATGCGTTTTGCAGAAATGGTGGGATTAACTAGAAAAGATTTCGATTTTGAAAATAACGTTATTACTATTAATAAAACCTGGGGCTATATGAAAAGGAACCCCAAAGGTTTCGGACCAACCAAAAATGAACAATCCAATCGTACAATTAAAATGGATCAACTAACTATGAATCACTTTAAGCAAATGTTTAAATCCACTCCCACTAACTTGCATCAATTAGTGTTTTATAGTCCTGGTTCCAAATACCAAGTAATAAGTAATACAGTTGCAAATAAGCTATTAAGAAAATTATTAAATGATCTAGAAATTAATCCCGTTACTATACATGGATTAAGACACACTCATGCCAGTGTTTTACTTTACAAGAAGGTATCAATTCATTATGTTAGTGAACGTTTGGGACATAGTGACATTGAAACAACACTAAAGGAATATACACATGTTATTAAGGAATTACGTGAGGAAGATGAGATGGGTACTGTTAATACTTTTGAGAAGATGATTGTGTAA
- a CDS encoding DUF771 domain-containing protein — protein sequence MQKLSVNLTIPIPSDSVLISKIELQELKKKELTGVYWSMKDLEEKINRKNEWIKENILYPAKFRKVLDIEYRGFVFYPQKKGQTWSFHALKMSNFLDKNFHRIFS from the coding sequence ATGCAAAAATTATCAGTTAACTTAACAATACCGATACCGTCAGATTCAGTTCTCATTTCTAAGATCGAATTACAAGAACTAAAGAAAAAGGAGCTAACCGGAGTATATTGGTCTATGAAAGACCTTGAGGAAAAAATTAATCGAAAAAATGAATGGATTAAAGAAAATATTCTTTATCCTGCCAAGTTCCGAAAGGTTCTTGATATTGAATATAGGGGATTCGTATTTTATCCCCAGAAAAAAGGCCAGACGTGGTCGTTCCATGCATTAAAGATGTCCAATTTCTTAGATAAGAATTTTCATAGGATATTTTCCTAA
- a CDS encoding sensor histidine kinase, producing the protein MKDFLKDSQPFILFYFSQVILVILISQLALVNTGNSADFKTIAYIVLLSASFLVIFLVYRFIKFREFYIKRENTYFPEPPNRLLEHVKTLTENDHREYQQEINNLQQQKELEFNFMQQWVHQMKTPVSVMYLTLQKERMQLPEDFSHSMQEEIERLQQGLEQALYQSRLQKFDRDFHVQKVSLQQLVRTSIKDFKSSFIRNQVFPETDIDENINIATDPKWLGFVLNQLLSNAIKYSKPDSEKIMVQATEDDSTVRLSVKDTGYGMPSQDVARVFDPFFTGINGRKFRESTGMGLYLSKQICDALGHDISVQSEESEGTTITITFETNLTTM; encoded by the coding sequence ATGAAAGACTTTCTGAAGGACAGCCAGCCGTTCATACTCTTTTATTTTTCACAGGTCATTCTTGTCATCCTGATCAGCCAGCTTGCTCTTGTGAATACTGGAAATTCAGCTGACTTTAAAACAATAGCCTACATAGTACTCCTGTCTGCAAGCTTTTTGGTCATATTTCTTGTGTATCGATTTATCAAGTTCCGCGAATTCTATATAAAACGGGAAAATACATATTTTCCCGAACCACCAAACCGACTGCTCGAACACGTTAAAACATTGACCGAAAACGACCATCGTGAATATCAGCAGGAGATAAACAATTTACAGCAGCAAAAAGAACTGGAATTCAATTTTATGCAGCAATGGGTCCATCAAATGAAAACGCCGGTCTCGGTCATGTATTTAACCTTGCAGAAAGAGCGCATGCAGCTTCCGGAAGACTTTTCTCATAGTATGCAGGAGGAAATCGAACGGCTTCAACAGGGACTCGAGCAGGCATTATATCAATCAAGGCTGCAAAAATTTGATCGTGACTTTCATGTGCAGAAAGTATCACTTCAGCAGCTCGTCCGGACTTCCATCAAGGATTTCAAATCGAGTTTCATCCGTAATCAGGTTTTCCCGGAGACTGATATTGATGAAAATATCAACATCGCAACCGACCCGAAATGGCTTGGCTTTGTACTCAATCAGCTCCTTTCCAATGCGATTAAATACTCCAAACCGGATTCGGAAAAAATAATGGTTCAAGCGACGGAAGATGATAGTACGGTTCGGCTTTCTGTCAAGGATACTGGTTACGGAATGCCCTCTCAGGACGTTGCACGTGTATTTGATCCGTTTTTCACGGGGATTAATGGCCGGAAATTTCGTGAGTCAACCGGGATGGGGCTTTATCTTTCCAAGCAAATATGTGACGCACTCGGGCATGATATTTCCGTTCAATCAGAAGAAAGTGAAGGCACAACAATCACCATTACGTTTGAGACGAACCTTACGACAATGTAA
- the perR gene encoding peroxide-responsive transcriptional repressor PerR — MTVSEKQLREAIDTLKESGVRITPQRHAVLEYLLNSMIHPTADDIYKALEGKFPNMSVATVYNNLRVLREIGLVRELTYGDSSSRFDCNTTEHYHIICNDCGKIVDFHYPTLDEVESLAEQVTGFDVSSHRMEIYGKCEDCQQVQTQKH; from the coding sequence ATGACGGTGTCTGAAAAACAATTACGTGAAGCTATTGATACCCTAAAAGAGTCTGGCGTACGGATAACACCACAACGTCATGCGGTTCTTGAGTATCTTCTTAACTCGATGATTCACCCGACAGCCGATGATATATATAAAGCGCTCGAGGGGAAATTTCCAAATATGAGTGTTGCTACAGTTTACAATAATTTGCGTGTATTGCGGGAAATTGGACTTGTTCGTGAACTTACGTATGGCGATTCATCCAGCCGGTTCGACTGTAATACAACGGAGCATTATCATATTATTTGTAATGATTGCGGCAAAATAGTTGATTTCCACTACCCTACATTGGATGAAGTGGAATCGTTGGCTGAACAGGTGACGGGATTTGATGTAAGCTCCCACCGGATGGAGATTTACGGAAAATGTGAAGACTGCCAGCAAGTACAAACGCAAAAGCACTGA